In Halorhabdus tiamatea SARL4B, a genomic segment contains:
- a CDS encoding TATA-box-binding protein yields MSEGLEVVNVVGSGEFDLELDLEVLARDLGDVAEYDPDGHTGMHIRLSNGALVTLYRTGSYHIVGIESEQGLTESREELIERLQRLEIQFDPSADGFGVRNIVCTGDYGEAVNLNALTIGLGLENVEYEPEQFPGLVYRPEGFDAVVLVFASGKLVITGLTTLNTASQVLDSVSADISELLP; encoded by the coding sequence ATGAGTGAGGGGTTAGAAGTCGTTAATGTGGTCGGGTCCGGGGAGTTCGATTTGGAGCTTGATTTAGAGGTTCTTGCACGCGATTTAGGCGACGTTGCAGAGTACGACCCGGACGGGCACACAGGGATGCATATCCGCCTCTCCAACGGGGCGTTGGTAACACTGTACCGGACTGGGAGTTACCACATCGTCGGGATTGAATCGGAGCAAGGTCTGACCGAATCGCGTGAGGAGCTCATCGAGCGATTACAGAGACTTGAGATCCAGTTCGACCCGTCGGCAGACGGGTTCGGTGTCCGGAACATCGTTTGTACTGGGGACTACGGAGAAGCTGTGAATTTGAACGCGCTCACGATCGGGTTAGGGCTTGAGAATGTCGAGTATGAGCCTGAACAGTTCCCCGGGTTAGTGTACCGGCCGGAGGGCTTCGATGCGGTCGTGTTAGTGTTCGCATCAGGAAAGCTCGTGATTACGGGTTTAACTACTCTTAACACGGCGTCCCAGGTGCTCGATTCCGTGAGTGCGGATATCAGTGAGTTACTGCCGTAG